The following DNA comes from Thermococcus piezophilus.
TAAAATTCTCTACACCAAAAATCAGATAGAGGGGAAGCTAAAATCAATAGAACTCCAAAAGATTAAGGGCAACAGTATTTCAGCAACCACAGAAAACTGGCCGCCAAGCTTTGACTATGATCAGTGCTACTGGAAATGTGATCGGTGGACTGGGTCATGCTACCAAGTTTGCCTTGTATGGAAACTAGAGCAGGTCATAGTCTCAAAATCCAACACGATAATACCCCTGGTTGCCCTCCAAGTCACTGGTGACACAAGCAAGATAAACGGGATTACCGTAACTACAATGTATCGGCAGAGGACCACCCAGAGTCTGGAACTGATCTTCTCTGCAGCCGCGGCCGTACAAAAAGGAGGTAGCAGCTCCTCTACAGAAGCGGAGATAATAGGAACTTCTTATAGTATCAACACAGAAGACCTCACGATTCCGGAATCCCACATCACAATTTGGGGCTCGGAGATTTCCAACCCCTCTGTAATAGGGGCGGGCATCAAGGGCACCGTCGTGCTGGCAAAATACAGGCTTTACTGGTGGGACGGTCTCGTTTATCAAAAACTCAACGACGTTGCCTACGTAATCCTTGGGAAGCCCGATGAAGAGGACATGAGCCTACAGAAGTTCGTGGAGCATGGGTGGCCAAGCCAATATGGGGGTATTGGAGAGAGGACAATGTGGTTCATCCACAGCTATTGGGAGCCAACTATCCACGAGAGCCAGCAGGGGGGATTGACAAAACTCGACGTGGATTTCGTGTCGTCCACCAACACGATTCCCCTCTTCTCAGCGTCGGCGGCGGTACTCGGAACCCTTGACTACAACAACATTGAAATTGCACCGTTCATCATGGCGATGGGAGTAGGATTCAACACGGACAGCACACAGTTCTCGTTAATTCATCTTAACTTGCAACTAAAAGAGGAGTACAAAAACCAGTATGTGGACGGAACTTTCTATTCAAGTAAAGTCAAGTTCCCATATAAGGACAACAAGTACAGTCTGGCAGGTATGTACGGAGATGTTTATATCCATAGCAGTGGAAGCCTTCCACCATGCGACCCAAGAACGGGGATATGCCCCACTTCAGACGATTTAACAGGGCAATAATCCACTAATCCTTTTCTCTTTCTTATTTGTCAGCTATTTTGTAACCCCCTTTATGTCCACATGCACGAAGACCCTATCCACCTCGGGAATTTCCTCTATGCGCCTCTTCACATCTTCACTTATGTCGTGGGCTTCCTTTAGTGTCAACTCGGGTGGAACTTCTATGTGCAGCTCGACGTGGAGCCTGCTCCCAACGTAGTGCGCCCTCAAATCGTGAACACCAAGGACATTAGGAACGCTCAGAGCTCTGCGCTTTATCTCTTCGCAGAGCTCGAAGGGAGGCGCCTGACCGGTGAGGTAGCCAATATTCTCAAGGATGATATCAAAGGAAACCTTAACCAGGAAAACCGCAACCACCAGACCAGCCAGGGCATCACCATATTCAAAGCCCAGCTTTTGAGTTCCCAGCCCAATGAAGACTGCGACGCTGCTCAGCGCGTCGCTCCTGTGGTGGTAGGCATCGGCTATTAAAATCTGGCTGTTGAGCTTCTTGCCGACGTGGATGGAATAGCGCGCCATGGCCTCCTTCGCAAGGATTGAAAGAATCGTGATGGCAAGCATAATAGAATTTACCTCCACAATGCTTCCGTAAAGCATTCTAAAAAAAGCCTCCCTACCAATCTCATAGGCAACTATAACAAGGCCTTCACCGATGAGAAACGCCACCAAGGGTTCAAAGCGGGAATGACCAAAAGGGTGATCTTTATCTGGTGGCTTGGAGGCGAGCTTTATGCCGAAGTAGCCAATAACGCTCGTCACAACATCCGAGAGCGAGTGAACGCCGTCCGAGATGATTGCTATGCTCGAGTACCAGAGACCCACGATAATTTTGATAAGCGCTAACAGGACGTTGCCGACGATGCTAACCCAGATGGGCTTATAGACATCCCTCATCATATCACCTATTTTTGTGCATATGCACACAATACTTAAACGTTACCATGCATAGAATTTTCGCCAAACTTTATTAGGTTTTCCAATTTTATTTGAGCCTCCTAATTAAACTGCCATAAAAATAAGGTCAAAGGTCAGTCCGTCACTCCCTCATCACAGCT
Coding sequences within:
- a CDS encoding cation diffusion facilitator family transporter → MRDVYKPIWVSIVGNVLLALIKIIVGLWYSSIAIISDGVHSLSDVVTSVIGYFGIKLASKPPDKDHPFGHSRFEPLVAFLIGEGLVIVAYEIGREAFFRMLYGSIVEVNSIMLAITILSILAKEAMARYSIHVGKKLNSQILIADAYHHRSDALSSVAVFIGLGTQKLGFEYGDALAGLVVAVFLVKVSFDIILENIGYLTGQAPPFELCEEIKRRALSVPNVLGVHDLRAHYVGSRLHVELHIEVPPELTLKEAHDISEDVKRRIEEIPEVDRVFVHVDIKGVTK